A stretch of DNA from Roseovarius faecimaris:
TCTTGATGCCCGCATCCGCCGCTTCCATGATGCTGTCGGCGGCAAAGGGGGGCGGCACGAAGGCGATGACCATATCGGCCCCGGTTTCGGCCACGGCCCCTTTGACGGTGTTGAATACCGGCAGGCCGTTATGGGTGGTGCCGCCCTTGCCGGGGGTCACGCCGCCCACGACATTGGTGCCGTATTCGCGCATTTCCTCGGCGTGAAAGCTGCCGATCCGTCCGGTGAGGCCGGTGACCAGAACCTTGCTGTCTTTGTCGATCAGAATAGCCATGGGTCTCTCCTCAGTTGGCCTTGGCGGCTTTCCACGCGCCCACCACCAGTTCGGCGGCTTCGGCAAGCGTGTCGGCGGTTGCGATGTTGAGCCCGCTTTCCGAAAGCAGTTTGCGGCCTTCCTCGACATTGGTGCCCGACAGGCGCACCACGAGAGGCAGGGTAAGCTCAAGCTCCTTGACGGCGCGGATGACGCCTTCGGCGATCCAGTCGCAGCGGTTGATGCCCGCAAAGATGTTGACCAGCACGGCCTCGACGTTTTTGTCGTTGAGCACCGCCTTGAAGGACATCAGCACGCGTTCCGGCGAAGCGCCGCCGCCCACATCGAGGAAGTTCGCAGGCTCTCCTCCGGATTGCTTGATCATGTCGAGCGTGGCCATGGCGAGGCCGGCGCCGTTGACGATACAGCCGATTTCACCTTCGAGGCCGATATAGTTCAGACCGCGATCCTCGGCATAGGTCTCGCGCGGGTCCTCCTGGGATTTGTCGCGCAGTTCCGAGATTTTCGGGTGACGGAACAGGGCGTTATCGTCAAAACTTAATTTACCGTCCAGCGCCACGATCTCGCCCGATCCGGTGACGACCAGCGGGTTGATCTCGACCATGTTGGCGTCTTTTTCCTCCATCAGCCGATAACAGCCGGTGATCGTCTTGACCGCCTGCGGGATCAGGGCAGCGTCGAGCCCGAGGGAGAAAGCGATCTCGCGCGCCTGGAAGGCCTGCATACCGACCGCCGGATCAACGACCGAGCGCACGATGCTTTCGGGCTCTTTTTCCGAGATTTCCTCGATCTCCATGCCGCCCTGGGCGGAGGCGACAACCACCACGCGCTCCAGTTTGCGGTCCATCACGAAGGCCAGGTACAGCTCTTGCGCGATATTGGTGGCCTCTTCGATATAGAGGCGGCTCACCAGCTTGCCCTGCGGGCCGGTCTGGTGCGTGATGAGCTTGCGGCCCAGCATCCATGAGGCGGCGTCGGACACCTCTTCCTCGGTGGAGCAGATCCGCACGCCGCCCGCCTTGCCGCGCGCGCCGGAATGGATCTGGGCCTTGACGACCCAACGCTCGCCCGAAAGTTCCGAGCAGCGATAGACGGCCTGTTCGGGGCTATAGGCGATGCCGCCGCGCGGCACGTTGACGCCAAAGCTGCTGAGCAGTTCCTTGGCCTGATATTCGTGGATATCCATGGGATACGCTCCTTACCCTTTGGCGGCGATGGCGTCGGCCACCTGGATGACGTTGTTGGCCATACGCTCGGACGCGGCGTCGATCATCTTGCCGTCAAGGCTTGCGGCGCCTTTGCCTTCGGCCTCGGCCTTGCGCAGTTCTTCGATGATGCGGCGGGCGCGGGTCACCTCGGCCTCGGGCGGCGAGAAGACGTCGTTGGCCATGGCAATCTGCGACGGGTGGATGGCCCATTTGCCTTCGATGCCCAGAGCAGCCCCCCGTTTTGCGGCGAGGATATAGCTGTCGGGGTCCGAGAAATCGCCGAAGGGGCCGTCGATGGCGCGCAGGCCATAGGCACGGCAGGCCACGGTCATGCGCGACAGGGCGAAATGCCACTGGTCGCCGGGATAGTCGGGGTTGAGCCCGCCGATCACCACGGTGCGGGCGCGGTTCGAGGCGGCGTAGTCAGCCACGCCGAAATGCAGTGCCTCAAGGCGACCCGGGGTGGCGGCGATTGCCTCCACATTGGCCATGCCGAGGGCGGTTTCGATCAATGCCTCAAGGCCGATCTGGTGGGTGAAGCCCATGGCCTCTTCGATCTGGCTGACCATCGTCTCGACGGTGTAAAGATCCGCAGGCACGCCCACTTTCGGCACCAGGATCGTGTCGAGATGCTGACCGGCCTGTTCGACGATCTCCACCACGTCGCGATACATGTAATGGGTATCCAGCCCGTTGATGCGGATCGACATGGTCTTGCCCTTGGCTTTCCAGTCGATGTCGTTCAGCGCCTGGATGATGTTGGAGCGCGCCTGCACCTTTTCCGGCGGGGCGACGGCATCTTCGAGGTCGAGGAAGATGTAATCGACATCCGAGTCGGCAGCCTTGTCGATCATCGACGGGTTGGAGCCGGGCACTGCAAGCTCGGAGCGTTGCAGGCGTTGTTTCTTGAGGGGGTGAAGCGTGTAGCTCATGAGGTGTCCTTACCCTTGGAATCTGCGTTGTCTCCAGCATCGCGCGACGCGTGCGCCTGCGCTACTTTCCCACGGGTAAGGAAGCGGGCCTTGGGATGGGCAATGGGCCTGAACGGGTAGGGGGCGACTACCCGAAATGCGGTGTTCGAGTGCCGAGGCATACTTTCTGCGCTGCGGCAATAGCGCAAGAAAAACAAATGTTTATGATCGGAAACTTATGTGGGAAAATCGAAAATGCGCGCATTTTCGAGCCTGTTTTCTGCGCGCAGAAAACACCTGCTCAGAGGGTGATTCGGATCGGTTCCTGATTGCAGAAAATGACCACCTGGCCCGCGTTCTCTACCGCATGAAATCCGCGCCGTTCCAGTTCGGCATAGTACCGCTCGCGGCCCACGTAACGGTCCACATGATCCAGATCGCGGCGCAGCACTTTGCCGTCGCGGGCAGCACGAGAAGAGAACAGATTGGCAAACCAACCTTCGGCAGAAAGGGGCATGATTTGTGTCATGCCCCCAGTCAATCCAATCAAGGTTAATGTGCGGTTAAACCACGTCGTCAGGTCACCAAGTCCTGCGGCGCATCCCCGGCGAGAAACGCCTTGAGATTGTCGATCGCGCGGTGGCCCATCGCGGCGCGGGTACCGTCGGTCGCGCTGCCCAGATGCGGGGCGAGCACGAGGTTTTCATACTGCAGAAACCGCGGGTCGAGCGCCGGTTCGTTGTGATAGACATCAAGTCCGGCAGCGGCGAGATGGCCGCTGTCGAGCGCGGCGAAAAGCGCGTCTTCGTCCACCACATCGCCGCGCGCGGAATTGACCAGAATGGCGCCCGGGCGCATCGCGTCAAACACCGAGGCGTTGATCATCTTGTAGGTGTCTGCCCCGCCGGGGCAGTGCAGCGACAGGAAATCGCAATTGGCCGCGACCTCCTGCATGGAACCCAACTGCGTGGCATTGCCATTGGCCGCCTTGATATCGTCGGGCACAGCCCAGGCGTCCTGAAACACCACCTTCATGCCAAAGCCGTAATGCGCGCGGCGCGCCATGGCCTGACCGATGCGGCCAAAGCCGATGATGCCAAGCGTGGCGCCCGACACCTTCTTGCCGATCATATGGGTCGGCCGCCAGCCGATCCATTTGCCCGCACGGGTTTCACGCTCGCCCTCGCCGATGCGGCGCGCGGCGGCGAGCATCAGGCCCATGGCAAGGTCTGCCGTGCAATCGGTCAGCACTTCGGGCGTGTTGGTGACCGCAATACCATTGTCGCGGGCCGCATCGATATCGATATGGTTGAAGCCCACCCCGTAATTGGCCATCACGCGCACCTTGCCCTTGGCTGCCGGATAGAAACCGGCCGGGATCTTGTCGGAGACGGTGGGCATGATCACGTCATAGGTTTGCGCCGCCGCCATCCATTCGTCATGGGACATCGGTGTATCGGGGTCGCGCAGAGTGACATCGCCGAGCCCTTCGGCCTGAAGGCGGTCTTCGGCCTCTTTCGGCCAGGCGCGGGTGACGAGGATACTGGTCATCTTTGCCTCCCTTACGCGCCGGACGGGGTGGTAGCGCGGTAGTGCTCCTGCGCCGCCGCAACACCCGAGCCCGGCGTGATTTTTGCCCCTGCATCGATCAGGGCCATTTCAGCGGCCGAGATCGCGCCGCAAAGCATCACCGGGTTGAGCGAGCCAAGATGGCCGATCCGGAATGCCTTGCCCATCAGCTTGTTTAGGCCGGTGCCAAGCGAGGTCTGGTATTTGTAGTAAGCGCCCGAAATCACGTCACGGGCATCGACGCCTTCGGGGGCGTAGATGGCCGAGACCGTGTCGGAATGCCATTCCGGCCCACGCGCAACCAGTTCGCAGCCGTCCCATGCGTCCACGGCGGCACGGACGCCCTCGGCCAGGCGCTTGTGGCGTGCCCAGATGCTTTCCATACCCGCCTCCAGCATCAGATCAAGCGAGCAGCGCAGACCGCGCAAAAGCTGGGTGGCGGGGGTGTAAGGAAAATAGCCTGTATCATTGAGCTTGATCATGTCCTCAAAGCTGAAATAGCAGCGCGACATGCCGGCATTGCTGACCGCCTTGTTGGCCTCCAGCGCCTTCTCGGACACGCCCAGCAGGCCAAGCCCCGCCGGGAGCATGAAGCCCTTTTGCGAGCCAGAGACTGCAAGGTCCACGCCCCATTTATCCATCTCGAATTCGATCGAGGCGATCGAGCTGACCCCATCGACAAAGAGCATCGCCGGGTGACCGACCTCGTCCATGGCCGCGCGCACGGCGGCGATGTCGGAGGTCACACCGGTGGCGGTTTCGTTCTGGGTGCAGAACACCGCCTTGATTTCATGCTTGTCGTCTGCGGCGAGCTTGGCCTTGTAGTCCTCGACCGGAACGCCCTTGCCCCATTCAACCTCGCACAGCTCCACGTCGAGCCCAAGCCGCTCGGCCATGTCGACCCAGAGCAGGGAAAACTGCCCGAAGCGGCTCATCAGCACCTTGTCGCCCGCATTCAGCGTGTTCTGAATGGCCGATTCCCAGGCTCCCGTGCCCGAGGACGGGAAAACAAAGACCCGGCCGCTTTCCATGCGATAGGCCTTTTTCAGATCGGTCAGGATGCCGGTGACAAAATCGCCAAAGTCCGGCGCGCGCATGTCCTCCATGGGGATGTTCATTGCCTGACGAACAGGCTCCGGCACATTGGTGGGACCGGGGATGTAAAGATGCTGATAGCCGTTCATGAGGCGTCTCCATAAGAATTTGAACGACCATATGACCGCAAGCCCGGCCTGCGACACGCCCGAGTGAATGGCGCTGAACCCCTGCTCACGGATGTTGTCAACGAACGGGTAGGGCGCACCCACCCTTTCGGGACGCAAGCCTGCCCAAATGTCTCGGCATGCGGATGCATACTGAAAAATCTTGCAATATCATCGGTTTCCGTGCCGCAAATGTCGCAATACGAGGGATAGCGGGCGGCGTATTCTGGTGTAAGATGGCGGGACGCTCTTTGAGGAATGACCCACGTAAATGGACAAGACAGCCGCCTCCGACCTTCCCCAGGTCTTTGTTGCCGACCGGCAGTTGATCGTCTGTCAGGGCATCGGCTCGCTGGTGGGGCAGATCGATGAGGTGAGGCTCGCGGAGTTTGCCACGGACACCAAGAGCCTCGACAAGATGCTGCGCCAGGCCACGGGCAGGGCGATCCTGATCTTGGGTGTGCGGTTAAGCGACGGAGACCTGACCGTGGTGCTGGAGCAGCTGCGCAAGGCGCATCCTGAGGTGATGGTGGTGGTCGTGGCCGACGAGACCGAGTTTGCCTTCATCCGCACGGCGATCAAGGCAGGGGCCAATTCGGTCTGCCTGATGAGCCAGATCCTGACCAGCCTGCCCAAGATCCTCGGCAAGCTGGTCGAAGGCCATTCCATCGTGCCCACGGATATCCTGCGCAAGCTGACCTCGGAAAACGCCGATGTGCTGACCCGGCGCGAGCATGAGATTCTGGCGCTGCTGGTGGATGGGCTGACCAATTTCCAGATCAGCGCCCGGCTGGGGCTGAGCGAGAATACCGTGAAATATTACCTCAAGGCGATCTATCAGAAGCTCGACGTGAATTCGCGCGGCGGGGCGATCGCGAAATACGTGGCCGGGAATTACTGAACCGGCGTGAGCGCGCAGGTGCCGCGCACCTTGCGCCCCTCGCGGAAGTAATCCTTCATCCCCTTGCGGTCTTCGTCATCCAGGATCAGCGCCTGATCGATCCAGGTCGTCTCATATCCCAGCGCTTCGGCCATGAACTCCGTCGCCTTGCGGCTCGGCACACCCACGACCGTGTGGGCAATCCCGTCCGTGTCGCTGGTGGCGTTCAGCGGGTTTGACGTCTCTTCCTTCAGGATCTGGATCATAGCGTTGTCATTCATGATGAATTCGCTGTCGACGATGATGATCCTAGGGCCGAGCGCACGGATCAGTTTGAGCAGGCGGAAATGATCCATCACATGATAGAAAATGCCATAGAGCGCCACCACGTCGAAATTTTCGCCGTGGGCGGTCAGTGTCTCAAGCGCCTCAAACAAATCGCCCTGGCGCAAGGATATATTGCGTTTGAAGGGTGTGTCAGGGAAAGACGCGAACCGGTCGAGCAGGTCCTGACGTGCCTCAATCCCGATCACCTCACGCGCACCGGCGGCGGCCAAGGCATAGGACCAGCGGCCATCGTGACAGGCAATGTCGAGCACGCGTGCGCCCTCGATCTGAGGCCGAAACGGAGCGATGATCAGCTTGTGCCGCGCATTGAGCCGCCGGATGGTGAAGTCATTTTCGGAATAGGGCGGCAGATTGGTGAGAAAATCAAACAGGCCGGACATCGGGCAGCACCTCTGCTTGGAGCTTTGATCCCTTGTGGTGCAACTTGGAGGGGAGGACAAGACGGTGCACAGCCTTTTGTGGCAGCACAATCCGCTTGCGCGTCACACGTCGGAGGAGAGACGCTTCATCCAGATAACATCGGGTGATCGGACGCCGCGCGATGACGCCCTCGCCACAGTCATGCCGCGGTGCAACCGGGCTCCTGTTTTTTTCCATGCAGCCTTGCGGGGTCAGAGCGCGTCACGCGGCGTTTTTCCAGCAAAGAACGCATCCAGGTTATCCAGCGCACGAAACCCCATCGCATCGCGCGTCTTGGTCGTGGCGCTGCCGATATGAGGCAGCATGAATATGTTTTCATGGGGCGCAAAGGCAGGGTTGCCACCGGGTTCGTTCTTGAAACAGTCCAGTCCCGCCGCGGCAAGCTTGCCCGTTTCAATCGCCTCCAGAAGCGCGGCCTCATCGACCAACGCACCGCGGGCGGAGTTCACAAGAACCGCCCCATCGGGCAAGCAGGCGAAACGCTCGGCATTCATGAGATCCAGCGTCTCAGGCGTGGCCGGGCAATGCAGCGACAGGAAGTCCGATACCGGCAGCAGGCTTTCGATCGTCTCGTGGTATATGGCGCCCTGTTCGAGCTCCGGCGACAGCGGTGTGCGGTTGAAATAATGGATCTCCATATCGAAGCCGCGCGCTTTTTCGGCGAAGGCGCGTCCGACACGTCCCATGCCCACAATGCCCAGCCGCGCGCCTGTCACCTGCTTGCCGACCATGAAGGCCGGGCTCCAGCTGTCCCAGGCGCCGGTACGCACCAGACGGTCGCCCGTGACGGCGTGACGCGCGGCGCCCAGCATCAGAAGCATCGCCAGTTCAGCGGTGGCATCAGACAGAACATCCGGGGTGTTAGTCACCACGATGCCGCGCGCCCGCAACGCATCGAGGTCGCAATGATCAACCCCGACCGAGTGATTGGCGATGATCTTCAGACGCGGATCGAGCCGGGCGACAACCTCGGCCGAGAAATGCTCGGAATGGCAGGGCATCATGGCATCGACGCGCGCGGACATGGCGATGATCTCGTCGCGGGTGCCTGGGGTGTCGGCCTCGTTCAGGATCACGTCATAGGATGCGCTGGCGCGCTTGATTGTGGCGTCGGATACCTTGCGCGGCAGCCAGAGAACGGGTTTCGACGTCATCAATCGTCTTTCCGGACTGCGTCTTCCCAGAAATTGTAAATGGCTAGCCCGATAACGAAGAAGGCTATGCACATGAACGGAAACCCGCCCCAGAACCCGGCGAACCCGGTCGAAATGCTGTGGGACAGGCCCAGCACGAATATCGCCATCAGTCCAAGGCCAAACAGGCCGGTGAGTATATTGGTCAATCGTGACATCAGATCACGCTCCTTCCTCGTTTCCGCTTGCCAGAAATCTCTGCATCCAGGCTGCGGTCCGCATAAGCCGGTCGTCCAGTTCCACGGCCCCTATCAGTTGTACGCCGATCGGCAGCCCCTCCGCGCCAACCAGAAGAGGCAGGGACAGACAGGGCAGACCGGCAAGCGTCCAGATCTTGCAATAGACTGCATCACCGGTTTGGCCCGCAGAAAGCGGCAGTGCCTGCCCCGAAGCCGAGGGGGCCATGATGGCATCGAAATCGTTGAAATGTGAGGCAAAGAATGCGTCAGCCGAGGCCTTTACGGCGAGCGCATCCTCATACTGGTCGGCGCTGATCGCCCGGCCCCGGGCAATGGCCTGCCTCATTTCCGGGCTCACCCTGTCGCCATGCGTGTCGGCCAGCGGGCCGATATTCTGTGCGATTTCGACGTCGTAGATGATCGTGTGAACATCGGCGAGCCCCGCCAGCTGCGGAGCCGTCGGAAAGCGTTCGACCCTGTCACCAAGCGCGGCGATCACCTGTTCGAGGCCCTCGGCGGCATCCGGGTCCAAACGGTCGTGAAACGGCATGTCGAACCATGCGATTTCCGGTTCCACCGGAACCTCGGCCTGCGCGCCCGCCAGCATCGATGGCCGCGGGCGGGCAAAGCTTGCCGGGTCCGTCTGATCATAACAGCCGATCACCTCGGTCAGAAGTGCCGCGTCCTCCAGAGAGTTGGCGAATACGCCGACCTGATCCAGCGCGCCGGAGGTCTGGTAAACGCCGCTGCGAGAGATCACACCGCGCGTCGGCTTGAACCCGTATGTGCCGCAGAAGGACGCCGGACGAATGACCGAGCCACCGGTCTGCGTTCCAACTGCCAGCGGGACATGCCGCGCTGCAACGGCTGCCGCCGACCCGCTTGAGGAACCGCCCGGTGTTCTGTCGGGGGCGTGCGGGTTGGTGGTATCCGTCGGGTGCAGATAGGCCAGTTCGGTGGTCTTTGTCTTGCCCATGATCACCGCGCCGGCGTCGCGCAGCCTCTCGATCAGACGGGCGGCGCTGTCCGGTTGACGGTTCTGGAAAATCGCAGAGCCAAGCTGGGTCGGCATATCAGCCGTGTCGACGATATCCTTGATCCCGACCGGAACGCCGTGCAGAGCCCCTGTGGCGTAGCCCGCGCGACGAATGCGGTCCGCCTCGCGCGCCTGCTCCAGCGCGTGCTCCTTGTCCAGCCATGCCCATGCGCGCACAGTGTCTTCGCTGGCATCGATCCGCTCGAGGCATGCCTTGACATATGCCTCTGACGTCAATTGCCCGGTGCGGATCGCTTCGGCCGCCTGCACCGCAGGGATCAGGGTCAGGTCGCCTTTCATCAGGGCACCCAAACTCCGAACAGGTAATCAGGCAGCCACAAAGCGATGCCCGGGAACTGGTACATCAACACCATGCAGGTGACCACGATCGCCAGGTAAGGCATCAGGCCGCGGAAGATCTCCATCAGCTCGATCTGGTTCTTCAAAACCCCCTTGAGGTAATAGGCCGACATCGCCATGGGCGGGGTCAGGAACGAGGTTTGCAGGTTCAGCGCAACCAGCATCGCGAAGAAATACGGATTCACGCCGAATGTTTCGAGCATCGGAAGGAAGATCGGCACGAAAATGATCAGGATTTCGGACCATTCCAGCGGCCAGCCCAGCAGGAAGATGATCAGCTGTGCAAGCACCAGGAACTGCCAGGGCTCCAGGTTCATGGCGATGAACCAGTTTTCGATCACGTCATGTCCGCCGAGATAGGAGAAAACCGAGGCGAAGGTCCACGATCCGACAAAAAGCCAGCAGACCATCGCCGTGGCCTTTGCGGTCAGGAACACGCTCTCCTTGACCTTGGTCCAGCTCAGCGAGCGGTAGAGCACAGCCAGCACCAGCCCTCCGAGGGCCCCCATCGCGGCGGCTTCTGCCGGTGTGGCGAGCCCGCCAAGGATCGAGCCCAGCACAAGCATGATCAAAACCGTCAGAGGCACGAACGACACCAGCAGGTCGAGATAGATCTGCCGTTTGGGGGGCACGTCCTCCAAATTCGGTTTGGGCGCCAGCGACGGGTTCAGACTGACCCGGACAATCACATAGACGATGTATAGCCCGGCCAGAAGCAGGCCCGGAAAGACCGCCGCCGCATAAAGCCTCAGCGGCGACAATTCGGCAATCGCGGCATAAACAATCAGCATGATCGACGGCGGAATCAGGATGCCCAGCGTCCCGCCCGCACAGATCACACCCGAGGCAAAGCTGCGCTGATACCCGGCATTTGCCATCGCCGGATAGGCCAGCAAGCCCATCAGCGTGACCACCGCTCCGACGATACCCGACGCGGTGGAAAAGACCGCGCAGGTCATCAGCGCCGCAATGGCCAGCGATCCCGGCAGATTGCGTGCCGCCATGTAGAGCGAAAAGAACAGCCGGTCGATGATATTGGCGCGCTCGACCACATAGCCCATGAACAGAAACAGCGGGATCGCGACGAGCGTGTCGTTCTCCATCACGGAATAGGTGTTCTGGTTCAGCAGGTAGAAG
This window harbors:
- a CDS encoding malate--CoA ligase subunit beta; this encodes MDIHEYQAKELLSSFGVNVPRGGIAYSPEQAVYRCSELSGERWVVKAQIHSGARGKAGGVRICSTEEEVSDAASWMLGRKLITHQTGPQGKLVSRLYIEEATNIAQELYLAFVMDRKLERVVVVASAQGGMEIEEISEKEPESIVRSVVDPAVGMQAFQAREIAFSLGLDAALIPQAVKTITGCYRLMEEKDANMVEINPLVVTGSGEIVALDGKLSFDDNALFRHPKISELRDKSQEDPRETYAEDRGLNYIGLEGEIGCIVNGAGLAMATLDMIKQSGGEPANFLDVGGGASPERVLMSFKAVLNDKNVEAVLVNIFAGINRCDWIAEGVIRAVKELELTLPLVVRLSGTNVEEGRKLLSESGLNIATADTLAEAAELVVGAWKAAKAN
- a CDS encoding HpcH/HpaI aldolase/citrate lyase family protein, translated to MSYTLHPLKKQRLQRSELAVPGSNPSMIDKAADSDVDYIFLDLEDAVAPPEKVQARSNIIQALNDIDWKAKGKTMSIRINGLDTHYMYRDVVEIVEQAGQHLDTILVPKVGVPADLYTVETMVSQIEEAMGFTHQIGLEALIETALGMANVEAIAATPGRLEALHFGVADYAASNRARTVVIGGLNPDYPGDQWHFALSRMTVACRAYGLRAIDGPFGDFSDPDSYILAAKRGAALGIEGKWAIHPSQIAMANDVFSPPEAEVTRARRIIEELRKAEAEGKGAASLDGKMIDAASERMANNVIQVADAIAAKG
- a CDS encoding N-(5'-phosphoribosyl)anthranilate isomerase, with translation MPLSAEGWFANLFSSRAARDGKVLRRDLDHVDRYVGRERYYAELERRGFHAVENAGQVVIFCNQEPIRITL
- a CDS encoding 2-hydroxyacid dehydrogenase; protein product: MTSILVTRAWPKEAEDRLQAEGLGDVTLRDPDTPMSHDEWMAAAQTYDVIMPTVSDKIPAGFYPAAKGKVRVMANYGVGFNHIDIDAARDNGIAVTNTPEVLTDCTADLAMGLMLAAARRIGEGERETRAGKWIGWRPTHMIGKKVSGATLGIIGFGRIGQAMARRAHYGFGMKVVFQDAWAVPDDIKAANGNATQLGSMQEVAANCDFLSLHCPGGADTYKMINASVFDAMRPGAILVNSARGDVVDEDALFAALDSGHLAAAGLDVYHNEPALDPRFLQYENLVLAPHLGSATDGTRAAMGHRAIDNLKAFLAGDAPQDLVT
- a CDS encoding aminotransferase class V-fold PLP-dependent enzyme; its protein translation is MNGYQHLYIPGPTNVPEPVRQAMNIPMEDMRAPDFGDFVTGILTDLKKAYRMESGRVFVFPSSGTGAWESAIQNTLNAGDKVLMSRFGQFSLLWVDMAERLGLDVELCEVEWGKGVPVEDYKAKLAADDKHEIKAVFCTQNETATGVTSDIAAVRAAMDEVGHPAMLFVDGVSSIASIEFEMDKWGVDLAVSGSQKGFMLPAGLGLLGVSEKALEANKAVSNAGMSRCYFSFEDMIKLNDTGYFPYTPATQLLRGLRCSLDLMLEAGMESIWARHKRLAEGVRAAVDAWDGCELVARGPEWHSDTVSAIYAPEGVDARDVISGAYYKYQTSLGTGLNKLMGKAFRIGHLGSLNPVMLCGAISAAEMALIDAGAKITPGSGVAAAQEHYRATTPSGA
- a CDS encoding LuxR family transcriptional regulator; its protein translation is MDKTAASDLPQVFVADRQLIVCQGIGSLVGQIDEVRLAEFATDTKSLDKMLRQATGRAILILGVRLSDGDLTVVLEQLRKAHPEVMVVVVADETEFAFIRTAIKAGANSVCLMSQILTSLPKILGKLVEGHSIVPTDILRKLTSENADVLTRREHEILALLVDGLTNFQISARLGLSENTVKYYLKAIYQKLDVNSRGGAIAKYVAGNY
- a CDS encoding class I SAM-dependent methyltransferase, coding for MSGLFDFLTNLPPYSENDFTIRRLNARHKLIIAPFRPQIEGARVLDIACHDGRWSYALAAAGAREVIGIEARQDLLDRFASFPDTPFKRNISLRQGDLFEALETLTAHGENFDVVALYGIFYHVMDHFRLLKLIRALGPRIIIVDSEFIMNDNAMIQILKEETSNPLNATSDTDGIAHTVVGVPSRKATEFMAEALGYETTWIDQALILDDEDRKGMKDYFREGRKVRGTCALTPVQ
- a CDS encoding 2-hydroxyacid dehydrogenase; the encoded protein is MTSKPVLWLPRKVSDATIKRASASYDVILNEADTPGTRDEIIAMSARVDAMMPCHSEHFSAEVVARLDPRLKIIANHSVGVDHCDLDALRARGIVVTNTPDVLSDATAELAMLLMLGAARHAVTGDRLVRTGAWDSWSPAFMVGKQVTGARLGIVGMGRVGRAFAEKARGFDMEIHYFNRTPLSPELEQGAIYHETIESLLPVSDFLSLHCPATPETLDLMNAERFACLPDGAVLVNSARGALVDEAALLEAIETGKLAAAGLDCFKNEPGGNPAFAPHENIFMLPHIGSATTKTRDAMGFRALDNLDAFFAGKTPRDAL
- a CDS encoding amidase, with translation MKGDLTLIPAVQAAEAIRTGQLTSEAYVKACLERIDASEDTVRAWAWLDKEHALEQAREADRIRRAGYATGALHGVPVGIKDIVDTADMPTQLGSAIFQNRQPDSAARLIERLRDAGAVIMGKTKTTELAYLHPTDTTNPHAPDRTPGGSSSGSAAAVAARHVPLAVGTQTGGSVIRPASFCGTYGFKPTRGVISRSGVYQTSGALDQVGVFANSLEDAALLTEVIGCYDQTDPASFARPRPSMLAGAQAEVPVEPEIAWFDMPFHDRLDPDAAEGLEQVIAALGDRVERFPTAPQLAGLADVHTIIYDVEIAQNIGPLADTHGDRVSPEMRQAIARGRAISADQYEDALAVKASADAFFASHFNDFDAIMAPSASGQALPLSAGQTGDAVYCKIWTLAGLPCLSLPLLVGAEGLPIGVQLIGAVELDDRLMRTAAWMQRFLASGNEEGA
- a CDS encoding TRAP transporter large permease, whose amino-acid sequence is MTDPQVAIMMLCLFIVLVLLGFPIAFTLLAMGVAFGYYAYYQGAPESIADIFNNNIFYLLNQNTYSVMENDTLVAIPLFLFMGYVVERANIIDRLFFSLYMAARNLPGSLAIAALMTCAVFSTASGIVGAVVTLMGLLAYPAMANAGYQRSFASGVICAGGTLGILIPPSIMLIVYAAIAELSPLRLYAAAVFPGLLLAGLYIVYVIVRVSLNPSLAPKPNLEDVPPKRQIYLDLLVSFVPLTVLIMLVLGSILGGLATPAEAAAMGALGGLVLAVLYRSLSWTKVKESVFLTAKATAMVCWLFVGSWTFASVFSYLGGHDVIENWFIAMNLEPWQFLVLAQLIIFLLGWPLEWSEILIIFVPIFLPMLETFGVNPYFFAMLVALNLQTSFLTPPMAMSAYYLKGVLKNQIELMEIFRGLMPYLAIVVTCMVLMYQFPGIALWLPDYLFGVWVP